The Candidatus Koribacter versatilis Ellin345 genome has a segment encoding these proteins:
- a CDS encoding AIPR family protein, translating into MEYRQFRTEFLEQVAARAVAEGDFKHSAFVAYSVQLLQDAEEVSDFEPCYFRGTGARKRSIGVDGFAFDDADGSVRLFIAEFGGGEEPETLTQTDAKSHFARLQAFCEEAVSGKLHREIEESNPAAGLAQLLFKERGAVTRFRLYLITDAEMSSRIRDWPESEISNIKAEFHIWDIVRFQRAFESRTGKDELEVDLQELVEGGVPCLGASVDSDEYLAYLCVIPGEALANIYDEYGSRLLEGNVRSFLSTKGRVNKGIRQTILTRPHMFFAFNNGIACTASKVDVVTGPSGLRITKASDLQIVNGGQTTASLAAAKRNDKAALDHVFVQMKLSVVPPERSGQVIPEISRCANSQNRVSDADFFSNHEFHRRIEQISRKLWAPAVGGAQHGTQWFYERARGQYLNEQSGLSLSDRKRFVLQHPRHQVIAKTDLAKYENAWRQLPHLVSQGAQKNFLSFSSYASDAWDKNEVQFNDEYFKRVVAKAILFRRTEQIVSKQRWYQGGYRANIVAYSISKLSRMIEVEAPGRALDFRSIWLRQALTPATETQIAKIAESVFDVIVNPAGGFQNITEWGKKELCWKRVAELEIPLDSTFYKELADHESDLQQKKDSAVDQKIEIGIEQQASVLQLGASYWKQIREFGAREGLLSPDDISILGLACLIPNKVPSEKQSSRLLQMKTRMESEGFPIRTIATGAS; encoded by the coding sequence ATGGAATATAGACAATTCAGAACTGAGTTTCTCGAACAAGTTGCGGCCCGGGCTGTAGCAGAAGGCGATTTCAAGCATTCAGCATTCGTCGCGTATAGCGTGCAGCTACTTCAGGACGCCGAAGAAGTGTCGGATTTCGAACCATGCTATTTTCGCGGTACCGGTGCACGAAAGAGGTCCATCGGCGTAGATGGATTCGCATTCGATGACGCCGATGGGTCTGTGCGCCTCTTCATCGCCGAGTTTGGCGGTGGTGAGGAGCCCGAGACCCTCACCCAAACCGACGCCAAGTCCCATTTCGCTCGCCTTCAGGCTTTTTGTGAAGAGGCTGTATCTGGCAAGCTCCACCGTGAAATTGAAGAGAGCAACCCTGCTGCCGGACTCGCGCAATTACTATTTAAAGAGAGAGGAGCTGTCACACGATTTCGCCTCTATCTGATTACCGACGCCGAGATGAGTTCCCGTATAAGGGATTGGCCTGAATCTGAAATCTCGAACATCAAAGCTGAGTTTCACATATGGGACATCGTCCGTTTTCAAAGAGCATTCGAATCACGCACCGGCAAGGATGAACTGGAGGTAGATTTGCAGGAGCTCGTTGAAGGTGGTGTTCCTTGCTTGGGCGCCAGCGTTGATTCTGACGAATATCTTGCGTATCTATGTGTTATCCCAGGCGAGGCCCTCGCGAACATCTACGACGAATACGGGAGTAGGTTACTGGAAGGAAATGTGCGCTCATTCTTGAGCACGAAGGGCCGGGTCAACAAGGGAATTCGACAGACAATCCTTACACGACCTCACATGTTTTTCGCGTTCAACAATGGGATTGCATGCACCGCGTCTAAAGTGGATGTCGTCACCGGCCCATCTGGGTTGCGGATCACTAAAGCGTCAGACTTACAAATCGTGAATGGAGGTCAGACGACCGCATCGCTGGCAGCGGCGAAACGAAACGACAAAGCAGCGTTGGATCACGTTTTCGTCCAGATGAAGCTTTCAGTGGTGCCACCGGAGCGCTCGGGTCAGGTCATACCAGAGATTTCGCGATGCGCTAACAGTCAGAATCGAGTGAGTGACGCGGACTTCTTCTCAAACCATGAATTTCATCGAAGAATTGAACAGATTTCTCGAAAATTATGGGCGCCTGCTGTCGGAGGAGCACAGCACGGAACTCAATGGTTCTACGAACGCGCAAGAGGTCAATACCTGAATGAACAATCCGGCTTGTCATTGTCCGACCGCAAACGCTTTGTTCTCCAGCATCCGCGCCATCAGGTGATCGCCAAGACGGACTTGGCGAAGTACGAAAATGCATGGCGGCAACTTCCGCATCTCGTCAGTCAGGGCGCGCAGAAGAACTTCCTCTCATTCAGTTCGTACGCTTCCGACGCCTGGGACAAGAACGAGGTTCAGTTTAACGATGAGTATTTCAAGAGGGTAGTTGCGAAGGCAATCTTGTTCCGTCGCACCGAACAAATCGTGTCAAAACAACGTTGGTATCAGGGCGGATATCGCGCGAATATAGTCGCTTATTCTATCTCTAAGTTGTCACGGATGATCGAAGTCGAAGCACCGGGTCGCGCGCTAGATTTCCGAAGCATCTGGTTACGGCAAGCATTAACGCCCGCGACCGAGACTCAGATTGCAAAAATCGCGGAATCAGTTTTCGACGTGATTGTAAATCCTGCTGGTGGATTTCAAAACATAACTGAATGGGGCAAGAAGGAGCTCTGCTGGAAGCGAGTTGCTGAACTCGAGATTCCGCTCGATTCGACGTTCTACAAAGAACTGGCCGATCATGAATCTGATCTCCAGCAAAAAAAGGACTCTGCAGTTGATCAGAAGATCGAGATCGGGATTGAACAACAGGCGTCGGTGTTACAGCTTGGCGCGTCGTATTGGAAGCAGATCCGGGAGTTCGGCGCGCGTGAAGGCTTGTTGAGCCCCGACGACATTTCCATTCTCGGGTTGGCGTGCCTAATTCCGAACAAGGTTCCGTCTGAAAAACAGAGTTCACGATTGTTACAGATGAAAACTCGCATGGAGTCGGAGGGTTTCCCCATTCGGACGATAGCGACTGGAGCGTCCTAG